A genomic region of Chryseobacterium sp. KACC 21268 contains the following coding sequences:
- a CDS encoding MFS transporter: MDNNAQKISVIEKVGYSLGDLAANLVFQTLVTYLAYFYTDIYGLKAEDASVITLVVGLIAGFGFNPVIGALADRTRTKYGKFRPWILFTAIPLGVAALFAFSTPDFSYKGKMIYAAATYTLLLLLYSANNLPYSALSGVITGDMKERNSISSYRFVAVMFAQFFVQVFMLPIIFSAGNGDKAVGIESVMTWLAIIGSVMLLITFFTTKERVIPKPEQESSLKADLKDLFQNKPWVITLCVTTLIFITLAMKGGSYVYYFNNYVDETALANFISPITSFFNSIGMNFFGEDPRSAGFGLFNAGGIIMMIVGITFSKRFADRFGKRDVFMTSLFIATVFVFVFIFYPPKAVGMMFLSQVLHGFFYGIGTPLLWAMIADVADYSEWKNNRRATAIIFSAMMVGLKVGLSIGSSLVALIIGKYGYISTEGTQDVIQPETVSAGAKMLVSIFPSIPFFLACGLLFFYKIDKKLEVQIEHDLAERRKK; the protein is encoded by the coding sequence ATGGACAACAACGCACAAAAAATATCAGTAATAGAAAAAGTTGGCTACAGTCTTGGCGATCTGGCTGCAAATCTGGTTTTTCAGACTTTGGTAACTTATCTGGCCTACTTCTACACCGATATCTACGGACTGAAGGCGGAAGACGCTTCTGTCATTACACTCGTAGTCGGTTTGATTGCTGGTTTTGGATTCAATCCGGTCATTGGCGCTTTGGCAGACCGAACTAGGACCAAATATGGGAAGTTCCGTCCGTGGATTTTGTTTACAGCAATTCCGTTGGGTGTTGCAGCGTTGTTTGCTTTTAGCACGCCGGATTTTTCTTACAAAGGAAAAATGATTTATGCAGCGGCCACTTACACTTTATTACTGTTGCTTTATTCGGCTAATAATTTACCGTATTCAGCTCTGAGCGGCGTTATTACGGGAGATATGAAGGAGCGAAACAGCATTTCATCTTATCGTTTTGTGGCGGTGATGTTTGCTCAGTTTTTCGTACAGGTTTTTATGCTGCCGATTATTTTTTCTGCAGGAAACGGCGACAAAGCTGTCGGGATTGAAAGCGTAATGACCTGGCTGGCAATCATCGGATCTGTGATGTTGCTGATCACATTTTTCACGACGAAGGAAAGAGTCATTCCAAAACCAGAACAGGAATCCAGTTTGAAAGCCGACCTCAAAGACTTGTTTCAAAATAAGCCTTGGGTCATCACCTTGTGTGTTACAACTTTGATTTTTATCACTTTGGCAATGAAAGGTGGTTCTTATGTTTATTATTTTAATAATTATGTTGATGAAACGGCACTGGCAAATTTTATTTCTCCAATCACTTCATTTTTCAATTCTATCGGGATGAATTTCTTTGGAGAAGATCCAAGATCGGCAGGTTTTGGATTGTTCAATGCAGGCGGAATCATTATGATGATTGTAGGAATTACTTTCTCAAAAAGATTTGCTGACAGATTCGGGAAGCGTGATGTTTTTATGACGTCATTATTCATCGCAACTGTATTTGTTTTCGTGTTCATTTTTTATCCGCCGAAAGCTGTTGGGATGATGTTTTTATCTCAGGTTTTGCACGGTTTCTTCTACGGTATCGGAACGCCGCTTTTGTGGGCAATGATTGCTGATGTAGCCGATTATTCTGAATGGAAAAACAACCGGAGAGCAACAGCCATAATCTTCTCTGCAATGATGGTTGGACTGAAAGTCGGCTTGAGCATCGGAAGCTCACTGGTCGCTTTGATTATTGGTAAGTACGGTTACATTTCTACAGAAGGAACTCAAGATGTCATTCAGCCGGAAACGGTTTCAGCAGGAGCAAAAATGCTCGTCAGTATTTTCCCGTCGATCCCATTTTTCCTTGCTTGTGGATTGCTTTTCTTTTATAAAATCGATAAAAAATTAGAAGTGCAGATCGAACACGATTTAGCAGAAAGAAGAAAAAAATAA
- a CDS encoding sialate O-acetylesterase: MKNIRIFRSILLFGILLFAGNFLFAKVKFPALVSDGMVLQRDQKIKIWGKADPNEKIKVTFLNKKYAAISNENGDWKISLPKIKAGGPYFMTINEITLKDIMIGDVWLASGQSNMELPMRRVKPLYEDEIKNANNPNIRFFTVPQKYNFKAPENDFETGKWESASQQTIVNFSAVAYFFAKELNLKNKVAIGIINASLGGSPIQAWMDTNSLKKYPESLEEAEKWKNDDLIKSTESNEQTLSKAWYSELDQSDIGLNQNWKDVSLNDSDWKTMKIPGSWEDKEGSFDGSVWFRKEINLTKNQTGKAAFLNLGRIKDADETYINGVKVGNVTYEYPPRWYDIPAGVLKEGKNIITVRVINGSGKGEFIADKPYYLEIDGQKISLEGEWKYKIGTKMEKMAPGQTFIRWKPTGLYNAMINPLINYIIKGFLWYQGESNTKKPKEYGDLLTTMISDWRTKWKQDLPFLIVQLANFMEAKKQPVESNWAELRNQQRQVSLKVPNTGLAVITDIGEWNDIHPLNKKTVGDRLALQALKIADKKNVIADGPVYQSMKIDGNKIILSFKKGMDDFMQIQELKGFAVKDKTGIYKWADARIEGNKIIVWNDQIQNPIAVRYNWADNPEGNLRNKSGLPASPFTTE; this comes from the coding sequence ATGAAAAATATTAGAATATTCAGATCTATTTTACTTTTTGGCATTTTACTTTTCGCAGGAAATTTTCTTTTTGCAAAAGTGAAATTTCCGGCTTTGGTGTCGGACGGAATGGTTTTGCAGAGAGACCAGAAAATCAAAATCTGGGGAAAAGCAGATCCGAATGAAAAAATAAAGGTCACATTTCTGAACAAAAAATATGCTGCCATTTCAAATGAAAATGGCGATTGGAAAATCAGCTTACCAAAAATTAAAGCCGGTGGTCCCTATTTTATGACCATTAATGAAATCACTTTGAAAGACATTATGATTGGCGATGTCTGGCTAGCATCAGGGCAATCTAATATGGAACTTCCGATGCGAAGAGTGAAACCGCTTTATGAAGATGAAATTAAAAATGCCAACAATCCAAACATTAGATTTTTCACGGTTCCTCAAAAATATAACTTCAAAGCTCCAGAGAATGACTTTGAAACTGGAAAATGGGAAAGTGCCAGTCAGCAAACAATCGTCAATTTTTCTGCGGTTGCCTATTTTTTCGCCAAGGAATTAAATCTCAAAAATAAAGTAGCAATTGGAATTATCAACGCGAGTTTAGGCGGTTCACCAATCCAAGCCTGGATGGACACCAATTCTCTGAAAAAATATCCTGAATCTCTTGAGGAAGCAGAAAAATGGAAAAATGATGATCTAATAAAATCAACGGAATCTAACGAACAAACATTGAGCAAAGCCTGGTATTCAGAATTAGATCAAAGCGATATTGGATTAAATCAGAACTGGAAAGATGTTTCACTCAATGATTCTGACTGGAAAACAATGAAAATTCCAGGATCTTGGGAAGACAAAGAAGGATCTTTTGACGGTTCAGTTTGGTTCAGGAAAGAAATTAATTTAACCAAAAATCAGACTGGAAAAGCTGCATTTCTGAATCTTGGAAGAATCAAAGATGCCGATGAAACTTACATTAATGGAGTGAAAGTCGGCAATGTAACTTATGAATATCCGCCAAGATGGTACGACATTCCAGCTGGTGTTCTGAAAGAAGGAAAAAATATCATCACCGTCAGAGTGATCAATGGAAGCGGGAAAGGAGAATTCATCGCAGACAAACCATACTATCTGGAAATTGATGGTCAAAAAATATCGTTAGAAGGTGAATGGAAATATAAAATCGGAACCAAAATGGAGAAAATGGCTCCGGGACAAACCTTCATCCGCTGGAAACCGACAGGACTTTACAACGCGATGATCAATCCTTTGATAAATTATATTATTAAAGGTTTCCTCTGGTATCAGGGAGAAAGCAACACCAAAAAACCGAAGGAGTACGGCGATCTTTTGACCACGATGATTTCAGATTGGCGAACGAAATGGAAGCAGGATTTACCATTTTTAATTGTTCAGCTCGCCAATTTTATGGAAGCTAAAAAACAACCTGTTGAAAGCAATTGGGCAGAACTTAGAAATCAACAACGTCAGGTTTCTTTGAAAGTTCCAAATACGGGATTGGCCGTCATCACAGATATTGGCGAGTGGAATGACATTCATCCATTAAACAAAAAAACAGTTGGCGACAGACTCGCTTTGCAGGCTTTAAAAATCGCTGATAAAAAGAATGTCATTGCAGATGGTCCTGTTTATCAATCAATGAAAATTGATGGCAACAAAATCATACTTTCATTCAAAAAAGGAATGGATGATTTTATGCAAATTCAGGAATTAAAAGGCTTTGCAGTCAAAGATAAAACCGGAATTTACAAATGGGCAGATGCCAGAATCGAAGGAAATAAAATCATTGTCTGGAACGATCAAATCCAAAATCCGATTGCGGTGAGATACAACTGGGCAGACAATCCCGAGGGAAACCTCAGAAACAAAAGCGGCCTTCCTGCATCGCCCTTCACCACAGAATAA
- a CDS encoding DUF5597 domain-containing protein produces MNFNKSFILFSIAASFFLKAQEIPYLQKKGTATQLMVDKKPFLILGGELGNSSASSFQDIERDFPKLQKMGLNTVLVPAYWDLIEPEEGKYDFSLIDKSIDEAKKNNLKVVFLWFGSYKNSMSCYAPLWFKQDYKKYPRAYSKAGKPLEIASSFSDNVLKADNKIFGELVKHIAATDKEKTVIMIQVENEIGMLEGARDYSKEANAIFNAQVPETLIKFLVKNKKDLHPSLSEKWGKSGFKTKGNWQEIFGADLYTDELFTAYSYGLYVEKLAKTSHSIHNLPLYINAAMNSRNRQPGEYPAGGPLAHLIDIWHASAPSIDILAPDLYDGDFVSWSAKYRLHNNPLFVPEIKMTQNNGVQAFYAFGEHDAIGYSPFSIENNSEAGGKRLADAYSKLKQLMPLLTKYQGQGASKGLLFDQKSTERIINYDDLKITARHYFSLPWDPRSKDGSTWPEGGGLILRIAKDEYIVAGSGIVVEFEKESEKKVIQAKDLGEDGFAAQGGKEKTQSVWNGGSRAGIGPVDEIGLDENGKFVFIRRLNGDQTHQGRHVRIGVDDFQILHVKLYEYK; encoded by the coding sequence ATGAATTTCAATAAGAGCTTTATTCTTTTTAGTATTGCAGCTTCATTTTTTCTTAAGGCACAGGAAATTCCTTATCTGCAGAAAAAAGGAACAGCAACCCAATTGATGGTGGACAAAAAACCATTCCTGATCTTGGGCGGAGAATTAGGCAATTCATCAGCTTCATCTTTTCAGGATATTGAAAGAGATTTTCCTAAGCTTCAGAAAATGGGACTTAATACAGTTTTGGTTCCGGCTTATTGGGATCTGATAGAGCCGGAGGAAGGGAAATATGATTTCAGTTTGATTGATAAGTCAATTGATGAAGCTAAGAAAAATAACCTCAAAGTAGTTTTCCTTTGGTTTGGTTCGTACAAAAATTCGATGTCCTGCTATGCGCCACTTTGGTTCAAACAGGATTACAAAAAGTATCCGAGAGCATATTCTAAAGCTGGAAAACCGCTGGAAATTGCAAGTTCATTTTCCGATAATGTTTTGAAAGCGGACAACAAGATTTTTGGAGAATTAGTCAAACATATTGCAGCGACTGACAAAGAAAAAACAGTCATTATGATTCAGGTGGAAAATGAGATCGGAATGCTGGAAGGCGCGCGAGATTATTCCAAAGAAGCCAATGCCATTTTCAATGCGCAGGTTCCTGAAACATTAATAAAATTCTTGGTTAAAAATAAAAAAGACCTGCATCCTTCATTATCAGAAAAATGGGGTAAATCGGGTTTCAAAACCAAAGGAAACTGGCAGGAAATTTTCGGTGCAGATTTGTACACAGATGAACTTTTCACCGCGTATTCTTACGGACTTTATGTTGAGAAATTGGCAAAGACATCGCACTCGATTCATAATCTACCTTTGTACATCAACGCTGCGATGAACAGCAGAAACCGTCAACCTGGAGAATATCCTGCGGGCGGACCATTGGCACATTTGATTGATATTTGGCACGCATCTGCACCAAGCATCGATATTCTTGCTCCGGATTTGTACGATGGAGATTTCGTTTCTTGGTCAGCAAAGTACAGACTTCATAACAATCCGTTATTTGTTCCGGAAATCAAAATGACGCAGAACAATGGCGTTCAGGCTTTTTATGCTTTCGGAGAACACGATGCTATTGGTTACAGTCCTTTCTCAATCGAAAATAATTCGGAAGCTGGAGGCAAAAGGTTGGCAGATGCCTATTCCAAATTAAAACAATTGATGCCTTTGCTGACAAAGTATCAGGGGCAAGGCGCGTCAAAAGGATTATTGTTCGATCAGAAAAGTACGGAGCGAATCATTAATTATGATGATCTTAAAATAACAGCGAGACATTATTTCTCATTGCCTTGGGATCCACGTTCCAAAGACGGAAGTACTTGGCCGGAAGGCGGTGGATTGATTCTGAGAATTGCCAAAGACGAATACATCGTTGCAGGAAGCGGAATCGTAGTAGAATTCGAGAAAGAAAGCGAGAAAAAAGTAATCCAGGCAAAAGATTTGGGCGAAGATGGTTTTGCAGCACAAGGCGGAAAAGAAAAAACGCAATCGGTCTGGAACGGCGGTTCGCGGGCAGGCATTGGACCTGTAGACGAAATTGGTTTGGATGAAAATGGAAAATTTGTTTTCATCAGAAGACTCAATGGCGACCAGACTCACCAAGGCAGACACGTCAGAATTGGAGTGGATGACTTCCAGATTCTGCATGTTAAACTTTATGAGTATAAATAA
- a CDS encoding galactose mutarotase produces the protein MKDIQVSDYGTMADGNVVKKYTFTNKNGMKLEVINFGGIITSLTAPDRNGNYEDVVLGFTKPEDYFNENPYYLGAIIGRYGNRIANGKFEIDGKTYQVDQNDHSNNLHGGKNGFHTKFWNIEIVNHSEFPTLKLTYTSPDGEEGFPGNLKTTVFYTLTDDDSLEISYEAETDQPTIVNLTQHSYFNLSGDFTKKITDHELQIEANQYLPTNSTMIPTGELKNVENTAFDFTVSKPIGKDINQDDEQLKLGKGYDHNYILNGNGLRNIAKVHHPESGRVMEVLTTEPGVQFYSGNFLDGKFETKTGGKSEKRTGFCLETQHFPDSPNQPDFPSTMLKPGEKYDSKTIYKFSVFS, from the coding sequence ATGAAAGATATTCAAGTGTCAGATTACGGGACAATGGCTGACGGAAATGTTGTCAAAAAATATACCTTTACCAACAAAAATGGGATGAAGTTGGAAGTCATCAATTTTGGTGGAATCATCACTTCTCTCACAGCTCCTGACAGAAATGGAAATTACGAGGATGTGGTTTTAGGATTCACAAAACCAGAAGATTATTTCAATGAAAATCCATATTACCTTGGAGCCATCATCGGAAGATACGGAAACAGAATTGCGAACGGAAAATTTGAAATTGATGGAAAAACGTATCAAGTCGATCAAAATGATCATTCTAATAATCTTCACGGCGGAAAAAATGGTTTTCACACCAAGTTTTGGAATATTGAAATTGTAAACCACTCAGAATTTCCAACTTTAAAACTGACTTACACAAGTCCAGACGGCGAAGAAGGTTTCCCTGGAAATCTAAAAACTACAGTTTTTTATACTTTGACCGACGATGATTCTTTAGAAATTTCTTACGAAGCCGAAACCGACCAACCGACAATTGTCAATCTGACGCAACATTCATATTTCAATCTTTCTGGAGATTTTACCAAAAAAATTACTGACCACGAATTGCAGATTGAAGCCAATCAATATCTTCCAACAAACTCAACGATGATTCCAACTGGGGAATTGAAAAATGTTGAAAACACAGCTTTTGATTTTACAGTTTCAAAGCCAATCGGAAAAGATATTAATCAAGATGATGAGCAATTGAAACTTGGAAAGGGCTACGATCACAATTATATTCTGAATGGAAATGGACTTAGAAATATCGCCAAAGTTCATCATCCGGAATCGGGTAGAGTGATGGAAGTCTTGACAACCGAACCAGGCGTTCAGTTCTATTCCGGCAATTTCCTCGATGGAAAATTTGAAACAAAAACTGGCGGAAAAAGTGAAAAGAGAACGGGGTTTTGTTTGGAAACTCAGCATTTTCCAGATTCTCCAAATCAACCAGATTTCCCATCAACAATGTTGAAACCGGGAGAAAAATATGATTCAAAAACGATTTACAAATTTTCAGTTTTCAGTTAA
- a CDS encoding glycosyl hydrolase 115 family protein, whose protein sequence is MKFFLLLMIFSFFINVKATEPFITTEKSSETLIIKEKSTKLSIFTNSSSDKGILRAVNNLQSDFQKVTGETPIIINQISNSNSPLIIIGTIETNSIVDELIKQKKISEKDLKGKREKYLIQNIKDFNGISEIIVIAGSDKRGTIYGIYEFSKQIGVSPWHYWADVPVKKSENLYFKKGIYTDNEPAVEYRGIFLNDEEPSLGTWARTTFGGINSKFYEKVFELILRLKGNYLWPAMWGKAFYDDDPQNGILADEMGIVMGTSHHEPMALAQTDWHRYIKKNNLPNVWDYSKNAKVLQEFWKSGIERSKNWEKLVTVGMRGDGDEAMGEDTNISLLENIVKDQRKIIQNVTGKNPNKTPQVWALYKEVQDYYDEGMKVPDDVILLFCDDNWGNVRKLPDLSKPLHKGGYGMYYHFDYVGGPRNSKWINISPIQRVWEQMNLTYEHGVDKIWVVNVGDLKPMEFPISFFMEMAWNPKQFNADNLLEYTENWASEQFGEKHSKEIARMINLYAKYNRRVTPETLDSKTYSLENYNEFETVVNDYTKLSLDANRLYNEIPAEYKDAYFQLVLYPIDACSNLYELYFNVAKNHQLASKKDTRANDFADKAKQNFEYDSVLQNKYNNEISGGKWKHTMDQTRIGYDNWQQPDKNKLPELIYLNENESSKSKIFREKDCYISIEAEHFSRKNNSDKIEWKVIPDFGKTLSGVTTFPQNISPQRNENVSLEYEVDFTSIGEFEVQLLLAPTLNFNSNKGLRYEISFDNEKPQIVNFNGHYRGELGQWQSEHIIKSKTKHQISKTGKHTLRFRVLDAGIVLQKILIDTGRLKDSYLGAPESDFVN, encoded by the coding sequence TTGAAGTTTTTTTTATTATTAATGATATTCTCCTTTTTCATTAATGTAAAAGCGACCGAACCTTTCATCACGACAGAAAAAAGTTCTGAAACGCTCATTATCAAAGAGAAATCAACGAAACTTTCAATCTTCACAAATTCTTCCAGTGATAAAGGAATTCTGAGAGCTGTCAATAATCTTCAATCCGATTTTCAAAAAGTCACAGGCGAAACTCCGATTATCATTAATCAAATTTCAAATTCAAATTCGCCATTGATTATCATTGGAACGATTGAAACCAATTCAATCGTTGATGAATTAATCAAACAGAAAAAAATCAGCGAGAAAGATTTAAAGGGAAAACGGGAAAAATATCTTATTCAAAATATCAAAGATTTCAACGGAATCTCAGAAATCATCGTGATTGCTGGAAGCGACAAACGCGGAACCATCTACGGAATCTATGAATTTTCCAAGCAAATCGGTGTTTCGCCGTGGCATTATTGGGCAGATGTTCCGGTCAAAAAATCTGAAAATCTGTACTTCAAAAAAGGAATTTACACAGACAACGAGCCAGCCGTAGAATACCGCGGAATTTTCCTGAATGATGAAGAACCATCGCTCGGAACGTGGGCGAGAACGACTTTTGGCGGAATAAATTCCAAGTTTTATGAGAAAGTTTTTGAATTGATTTTGAGACTCAAAGGTAATTATCTTTGGCCAGCGATGTGGGGAAAAGCCTTCTACGACGATGATCCTCAAAACGGAATTTTGGCCGACGAAATGGGAATTGTGATGGGTACTTCTCACCACGAACCGATGGCTTTGGCGCAAACCGATTGGCATCGTTATATCAAAAAAAACAATCTGCCGAACGTTTGGGATTATTCCAAAAACGCAAAAGTGTTGCAAGAGTTCTGGAAATCCGGAATCGAGCGAAGCAAAAATTGGGAAAAGCTCGTAACCGTCGGGATGCGTGGCGACGGCGACGAAGCAATGGGAGAAGATACCAATATTTCTTTGCTGGAAAATATCGTCAAAGACCAGCGGAAAATTATCCAGAATGTGACCGGGAAAAATCCGAACAAAACGCCTCAGGTTTGGGCTTTGTACAAGGAAGTTCAGGATTATTATGATGAAGGAATGAAAGTTCCGGACGATGTGATCTTGCTCTTTTGTGATGACAATTGGGGCAACGTCCGCAAGCTTCCTGATCTGAGCAAACCTTTGCACAAAGGCGGTTACGGGATGTATTATCATTTTGATTACGTTGGCGGACCACGGAATTCGAAATGGATCAACATCAGTCCCATCCAACGTGTTTGGGAGCAGATGAATTTGACTTATGAACACGGCGTTGACAAGATTTGGGTCGTAAACGTTGGCGATTTGAAACCAATGGAATTTCCGATCAGTTTCTTTATGGAAATGGCTTGGAATCCGAAACAATTCAATGCCGACAATCTTTTGGAATACACGGAAAATTGGGCATCTGAACAGTTTGGAGAAAAGCATTCCAAGGAAATCGCGAGGATGATCAATCTTTATGCAAAATACAACCGAAGAGTGACGCCGGAAACTTTGGACAGCAAAACTTACAGTCTGGAAAATTACAACGAATTTGAAACTGTTGTGAATGATTACACAAAACTTTCACTCGATGCAAACCGCTTGTACAACGAGATTCCTGCTGAATATAAAGATGCGTATTTCCAATTGGTTTTGTATCCGATCGATGCTTGCAGTAATTTGTATGAATTGTATTTTAATGTCGCAAAAAACCACCAATTAGCCTCGAAAAAAGACACCAGAGCGAATGATTTTGCCGACAAAGCGAAACAGAATTTTGAATATGATTCGGTTCTTCAAAACAAATACAACAACGAAATCTCTGGCGGAAAGTGGAAACACACGATGGATCAAACCAGAATTGGTTACGACAATTGGCAACAGCCGGACAAAAATAAATTACCGGAATTGATTTATTTAAATGAAAATGAAAGTTCAAAAAGTAAGATTTTCAGAGAAAAAGACTGCTACATTTCTATCGAAGCAGAGCATTTTTCACGCAAAAATAATTCAGATAAAATCGAATGGAAAGTGATTCCGGACTTTGGGAAAACATTATCAGGAGTGACGACTTTTCCTCAAAATATTTCTCCCCAACGAAATGAAAATGTGTCGCTTGAATATGAAGTTGATTTCACTTCAATTGGAGAATTTGAAGTTCAGTTGTTATTGGCGCCGACGCTTAATTTTAATTCGAACAAAGGTCTTCGTTACGAGATTTCTTTTGATAATGAAAAACCTCAAATTGTTAATTTCAATGGTCATTATCGTGGAGAATTAGGGCAATGGCAATCGGAACACATCATCAAATCCAAAACGAAACATCAAATTTCAAAAACTGGAAAACATACCTTGCGATTCCGAGTTTTGGATGCGGGAATTGTTCTACAAAAAATATTGATTGATACTGGCAGACTCAAAGATTCTTATCTTGGTGCACCGGAAAGTGATTTTGTAAATTAG
- a CDS encoding glycoside hydrolase family 43 protein, giving the protein MKQNPMNLNFKINRITLIATAFLTISQLSAQTFSDFQYKGNDKIYSENPLKSDEFYSPILQGCYPDPSITRKGNDYYLVNSSFAMFPGVPIFHSNDLVNWKQIGHVLDRPSQLKVDKAGFSEGIYAPDIKYNKHNDTFYMITTQIASGIGNMVVKTKDPKKGWSEVQKLNFDGIDPAIFFDDDGKAYIVHNDAPPKGTEQYSGHRVIKIWDYDLEKDQVVAGSDKIIVNGGVDITQKPIWIEGPHLYKKDGKYFLMCAEGGTGGNHSEVIFMSDSPKGPFVPSKNNPILTQRYFPKDRKDKVDWAGHADLVETPDGKYYGVFLAIRPNEKNRVTTGRETFILPVDWSGTYPVFQNGLVPMKPKLKLPNGVKNQTNENGFFPNGNFTFNDDLKKSQLDYRWIAMRGPRESFISQTKNGVKINPFSTNIKAKAPVSALFHRQQHATSETSVTLDFRPKSEKELAGITCYQSENFNYVFGITKKDKDFYIVLERTEKGNSTIISSEKISLSKNIQLQVSVVADDYQFNYSLDGKNYKNLGGKVSGDILSTDVAGGFTGSLIGLYATSDNDIKF; this is encoded by the coding sequence ATGAAACAGAATCCAATGAATCTCAATTTTAAAATAAATAGAATCACGCTGATTGCAACAGCATTTTTGACAATCTCTCAACTTTCTGCACAGACTTTTTCAGATTTTCAATACAAAGGGAATGATAAGATCTACTCAGAAAATCCGCTCAAATCCGATGAATTCTATTCGCCGATTCTTCAAGGCTGTTATCCGGATCCGAGCATCACGAGAAAAGGAAACGATTATTATCTGGTCAATTCTTCCTTTGCGATGTTTCCCGGCGTTCCGATTTTTCATTCTAATGATCTGGTAAACTGGAAACAAATTGGTCACGTTCTCGACAGACCTTCCCAATTGAAAGTCGATAAAGCCGGATTCTCCGAAGGAATATACGCGCCCGACATCAAATATAACAAGCACAACGACACATTTTATATGATAACCACGCAGATCGCGAGCGGAATCGGAAATATGGTCGTAAAAACAAAAGATCCGAAAAAAGGCTGGAGCGAAGTTCAAAAACTAAACTTTGATGGAATCGATCCTGCGATTTTTTTTGATGATGACGGGAAAGCCTACATCGTTCACAACGATGCGCCACCAAAAGGAACCGAGCAATACAGCGGTCACAGAGTGATCAAAATCTGGGATTACGATTTGGAAAAAGATCAAGTAGTTGCAGGTTCGGACAAAATTATCGTGAATGGAGGCGTGGACATCACCCAAAAACCGATTTGGATAGAAGGTCCACATTTGTACAAAAAAGACGGAAAATATTTCCTGATGTGCGCAGAAGGCGGAACTGGAGGCAATCACAGCGAGGTGATTTTTATGTCAGATTCTCCGAAAGGTCCGTTTGTTCCAAGCAAAAATAATCCGATTCTCACGCAAAGATATTTCCCAAAAGACAGAAAAGACAAAGTGGATTGGGCTGGCCACGCCGATCTGGTGGAAACGCCTGATGGCAAGTATTACGGCGTGTTTTTAGCGATTCGTCCTAATGAAAAAAACAGAGTGACAACTGGACGCGAAACCTTCATTTTGCCTGTGGATTGGAGCGGAACTTATCCAGTTTTTCAAAACGGTTTGGTGCCGATGAAACCAAAATTAAAATTACCAAACGGCGTGAAAAATCAAACCAATGAAAACGGATTTTTTCCAAATGGGAATTTCACGTTTAATGATGATTTAAAAAAATCTCAATTGGATTACCGATGGATTGCGATGCGTGGACCGCGTGAAAGTTTTATTTCTCAGACTAAAAATGGTGTTAAGATCAATCCTTTTTCGACGAATATTAAAGCGAAAGCACCAGTTTCTGCATTGTTTCACAGACAGCAACACGCCACTTCGGAAACTTCTGTGACCTTGGATTTCAGACCAAAATCTGAAAAAGAATTGGCGGGAATCACTTGCTATCAAAGCGAAAATTTTAATTACGTTTTTGGAATTACGAAGAAGGACAAAGATTTCTACATCGTTTTGGAACGTACGGAAAAAGGAAATTCGACGATAATTTCTAGTGAGAAGATTTCACTTTCAAAAAATATTCAGCTTCAGGTTTCTGTGGTGGCCGATGATTACCAATTCAATTATTCTTTGGATGGGAAAAATTACAAGAATCTTGGTGGAAAAGTTTCTGGTGATATTCTATCAACGGATGTTGCAGGCGGATTCACCGGAAGTTTGATTGGCTTATATGCAACTTCGGATAATGACATTAAATTTTAA